GCCGGCAGGTGATCGAGATGGAGCGCGCTTTCAACCTGCGCGCCGGCATCACGCCGGCAGTGGACCGTCTGCCGGCGTTCTTCGAGCGGGAGCCGCTCCCGCCGCATGGAGAGACCTTCGATATCCCTCCAGACGCACTGCGGAACATCTGGTCAACGTGAGCCATTGTTCGGCAGGCCTTGCTACCACTAACCGGTAAAAATACGCTTTTCGCGAGTTGCGCGATTCGCGTGTGTATGCTACAATCTGGGCCGCTGAGAATGTCAGAGCCAAAGCCGCTGGTCTATAGCTGGTGAGGATGCGCGTTTCGCGTATTTATGCTATAATCAGCGCCGGCGAGCGCGTCAGAGCTGAGGCCATTGACCCTATTGGTTAAGGGAGGCCACGTTCCATGCTGAAGTTTATCCTCCGCCGGATCGGACTGCTTCTTCTCACCATGTTCCTGGTGTCCGTCATCGTCTTTGGGGTTACCGAGGCGGCACCCGGCAACATCGCGCGCAATGTGCTGGGCGCATACATTACCCCCGAGCAGGAGAAATCCTTCCTGGCCCAGATGGGCCTGGACCGCCCCATTTATCAGCGCTATCTCTTCTGGCTGGTGGGCAGTGACTGGCTGGCGCGCCAAAAGATTGGCATGCCGCTCAAGCAGATTCGCACGGAGAAGGGTTTCCTGGAATGGTGGGCGGTGGAACCGGACGGTACCCTGATCCGCTGGAAGCTGGAAGGGGAGAACCTCATCGCCATCCGCAAGTATGCCGATGGCCGGCTGGAACAACAGGAGGATAACGGGCGCTGGCGAGTGCGAGCACCTGCGGAAGAGCTTGTCCGACTGCGGGAACTGCGGAAGCAAGTGGAGAGCGATACGCGCCTTTTGGAAGAGGATCGTTCTGCGCTGTTGGGCCGGCTCGATGTCATCATCGGGGTTCTGGAGAGCGTCACCGATGAGCAGGAGATGCTGAACGCGCTGGCCGGCCCGGAGAAGGAGCTGGACGCTTTCATTGATCCCAACGCCACCCGCCTGGAGGAAGGGCTGTTGGGTGCGGCGCCCGAGCTGGCGCGGGATGAGATTTATGAGGCCCTGGTGATATATCGCAACCTGTCGGTCGGCGCGACGGTGAGTATCCCACCCCAACAAATAGCGAATAAGATGAACCGCGCCGCCAGCGTGGTTGCCAAGATTGACCCGGACCTGGCGGAACAACTGATCAATGCCCAGAATGCCTTCCAGGCCGGCAACGTGGAAGTGGCCATGGAAATCCTGACGCCCATCATGCCGGCGCTGGAGGCCCAGTCCGCCGGCTACATCCATTTCGTGGATGCCCTGCAGAGCGCGGACTTTTTTGCGGCGGAGCAGGCCCTGCGCGAGATGGCGGACCCGGAGAAGAGCCCACTGGACAGCGCCCATGCCGCGCTGCTGGGGCGACAGCTCGGCAAGGCCGGCGGTGTCCTGCGCAAGATCTCCCCGGGCTTCAAGGCGTTGAGCGAGGCCTCTACTGCCCTGACCAAAGGGGAGGTGGAGACCGCCCGCGCCAAGCTCCTGGAAGCCGCCGACCATATGGGCCAGGTGGCGCGCAACCTGCGCCTGACGGAGCTGGCGCGGCTGGCCAAGGTCCAGCGCACGTTCTGGGGCGTGGACACCAACAACCGGGCGGTGCTGTGGGAGCGGGGCGGCACGCGCGTCTCCTGGCAGATGATTGAGATGGGCATGCGGCGCATTCGCGGCGGCGCGGTGGAGTATCTGCCCCTACAGAGAGGGCTTCTGCGCGGGGACCCCGGCATCTCAGTACGCACCTATCGGCCGGTGGGGGAGACGCTGGTGATCCGCCTGCGCAACTCCCTGGTGCTGGCGGCGATCGCCTTCGTGGTGGTGATGCCGCTGGCGCTGGTGTTGGGGCTGATCGCCGGCCTGAACGAGGGCAAGCCCATTGACCGCATCCTTTCCACCTTTGGCCTGGTGACGACCGTCACTCCCGAGTTCGTCTCCGGTATCTTCCTCATTCTCATCTTCGCCTACTGGCTGAAACTGGTGCCTGGGGCGACGGTTTTCGGTGAGAAAGCCCCCTGGGAGCGGCCGGACATGCTCATTCTGCCGGTGGCCACGCTCACCCTGGTGGAACTGGGATACGTCCTGCGCATGACCCGCGCCAGCATGTCGGAGGTAATGCGGGCGCCGTACATTCGCACGGCGTTTCTGAAGGGCCTGCCGTACTGGCGCATCGTCTTCAAACATGCTGTTCGCAACGCGCTCATCGCGCCCATCACGGTTATCATGCTGCATGTGAACTGGCTGGTGGGCGGTATCGTGATTGTGGAGGCGATTTTCGGGTATCCGGGCCTGGGCAAGTATCTGCTGGAGGCGGCGCTGTTCAAGGACTTCAACGCCATCGAGGCCGGCGCCATGGTGCTGGTGACCCTGGCTGTGGGCACACAGCTCCTGGCGGACATCGCCTATACG
The window above is part of the Anaerolineae bacterium genome. Proteins encoded here:
- a CDS encoding ABC transporter permease, which gives rise to MEILTPIMPALEAQSAGYIHFVDALQSADFFAAEQALREMADPEKSPLDSAHAALLGRQLGKAGGVLRKISPGFKALSEASTALTKGEVETARAKLLEAADHMGQVARNLRLTELARLAKVQRTFWGVDTNNRAVLWERGGTRVSWQMIEMGMRRIRGGAVEYLPLQRGLLRGDPGISVRTYRPVGETLVIRLRNSLVLAAIAFVVVMPLALVLGLIAGLNEGKPIDRILSTFGLVTTVTPEFVSGIFLILIFAYWLKLVPGATVFGEKAPWERPDMLILPVATLTLVELGYVLRMTRASMSEVMRAPYIRTAFLKGLPYWRIVFKHAVRNALIAPITVIMLHVNWLVGGIVIVEAIFGYPGLGKYLLEAALFKDFNAIEAGAMVLVTLAVGTQLLADIAYTFLNPRIRYQ